The Gemmatimonadaceae bacterium genome contains a region encoding:
- a CDS encoding isoamylase early set domain-containing protein, which translates to MTERHILPFPSTDGEDADIAARIAALYKATPATDAVHAERCARTVLAEAMHHRSRSAFGIPRARWWWGAAAAAVLVTATMRPWRGTETAREADSAFVNSTAAALQGSVTPLSSNAVRFDLQLPTAARAVAIVGDFNGWDERATPMARRQRDGSWSVNVPMSPGRHVYAFVVDGARWVVDPMAPQVPDEGYGPANAVMVEGLPK; encoded by the coding sequence ATGACTGAGCGCCACATCCTGCCGTTCCCATCGACCGATGGGGAGGACGCGGACATCGCCGCGCGCATTGCGGCGCTGTACAAAGCCACACCCGCCACCGACGCCGTGCACGCCGAACGCTGCGCGCGCACCGTGCTGGCGGAGGCCATGCATCACCGGTCTCGCTCGGCGTTCGGCATCCCGCGTGCGCGCTGGTGGTGGGGTGCGGCAGCGGCCGCCGTACTGGTGACCGCCACCATGAGACCGTGGCGTGGAACCGAAACAGCGCGCGAGGCGGATTCCGCGTTTGTGAATAGCACCGCCGCTGCGCTTCAGGGATCGGTTACCCCGCTCAGCAGCAATGCTGTTCGCTTCGACCTGCAACTGCCAACGGCCGCCCGTGCGGTGGCCATCGTCGGCGATTTCAATGGCTGGGACGAACGCGCGACACCGATGGCCCGTCGTCAACGTGACGGCTCGTGGTCGGTGAACGTGCCCATGTCGCCGGGCCGCCACGTGTATGCGTTTGTGGTGGACGGCGCGCGCTGGGTGGTCGATCCCATGGCACCGCAGGTGCCCGATGAAGGCTACGGACCCGCCAACGCGGTCATGGTTGAAGGCCTGCCCAAGTGA
- a CDS encoding RNA polymerase sigma factor, producing MMNDAELIARTRAGDPDAFGALVSRYYDACWRFAYHMLGERADAEDVVQESFLRAYLAIARYDERDQFRGWLFRILTNQCRNALTSRGRRARRFVQDEVAIERAAAPLSTLAPGVEDVALSRALAQLDASQREALLLKYAEGLEYTEMSAMTGIGESALKMRVKRGVERLRAILGPEHD from the coding sequence TTGATGAATGACGCGGAGCTGATAGCTCGGACCCGCGCCGGGGACCCGGACGCATTCGGCGCTCTGGTTTCACGCTACTATGACGCGTGCTGGCGCTTCGCGTACCACATGCTAGGAGAACGGGCCGATGCGGAAGACGTGGTTCAGGAGTCGTTCTTGCGCGCGTACCTCGCGATCGCCCGCTATGACGAACGCGATCAGTTTCGCGGCTGGCTCTTTCGCATCCTGACCAATCAGTGCCGCAACGCTCTCACCTCACGTGGACGACGCGCGCGTCGCTTTGTGCAGGACGAGGTGGCCATTGAACGGGCCGCTGCTCCCCTGTCGACACTCGCGCCCGGCGTTGAGGACGTGGCGCTCTCGCGCGCGCTCGCGCAGCTCGATGCCAGCCAACGGGAAGCGTTGCTCCTCAAGTACGCCGAAGGCCTGGAATACACGGAGATGTCTGCCATGACCGGCATCGGCGAATCCGCCCTCAAAATGCGCGTCAAGCGAGGCGTCGAACGCCTCCGCGCGATACTCGGCCCGGAACATGACTGA
- a CDS encoding YdcF family protein, with protein MTGRDVFLRGRGAEVGVRAPGWMVRLCGATVAVGVVAVADLLGVWGTLGMPRWMLHVLALGGGALLGPTAWGALLWLANGLLVAGLMLVMFTPIVRPMVSRFVRADAEGAAPVDAVVVLSGGLTDDGRITGQALDRLLSGVSLAKRRAIVELALSVVVQEDRHPPASSEADQRALVALMAPELSLRLVRDVHSTRDEALAFAALARTHGWRRVAVVTSPMHTHRACAALETVGIAVECRPAESRDYSLNALNRSENRRLAFQDVLYEIAATLLYRVRGWG; from the coding sequence ATGACGGGGCGGGACGTGTTTCTGCGGGGGCGCGGCGCCGAAGTCGGTGTTCGCGCCCCCGGTTGGATGGTGCGGTTGTGCGGGGCAACAGTGGCCGTCGGCGTCGTGGCAGTGGCCGACCTGCTGGGGGTGTGGGGCACGCTTGGCATGCCCCGTTGGATGCTGCACGTACTGGCGCTGGGCGGCGGCGCGTTGCTGGGGCCGACGGCATGGGGTGCCCTGCTGTGGCTGGCCAACGGACTGCTGGTGGCCGGGTTGATGCTGGTGATGTTCACACCGATCGTGCGACCGATGGTTTCACGCTTCGTGCGCGCCGATGCCGAAGGGGCCGCGCCCGTTGATGCGGTGGTGGTGTTGTCGGGGGGACTCACCGATGACGGACGCATCACTGGCCAGGCGTTGGATCGTTTACTGTCCGGGGTGTCACTGGCGAAGCGGCGCGCGATTGTCGAACTCGCGCTGTCGGTGGTCGTCCAGGAAGATCGTCACCCACCGGCGTCGTCCGAGGCCGATCAACGCGCCCTCGTGGCGCTGATGGCACCCGAGCTGTCCCTGCGATTGGTGCGCGACGTGCACAGTACGCGCGACGAAGCGCTGGCCTTCGCGGCGCTGGCCCGCACACATGGGTGGCGACGCGTCGCGGTGGTCACCTCGCCGATGCACACACACCGGGCCTGCGCGGCTCTCGAGACCGTGGGCATCGCCGTCGAGTGTCGTCCGGCCGAGTCGCGCGACTATTCGTTGAACGCGCTCAATCGCAGCGAGAATCGTCGGCTGGCCTTTCAGGACGTGCTGTATGAGATCGCGGCGACGCTGCTGTACAGGGTGCGAGGGTGGGGTTAG
- a CDS encoding agmatine deiminase family protein, which produces MVRMPAEWEPHDATWISWPHHEPDWPGKLAPIPWVYTEIVRALARHERVEIFCHNETVREAAREALSLHDVDAVTYRLHLQPSDRVWLRDSGPTGVHRADGSVSLVHWGFNAWAKYDNYAQDALIPAAVQRITGLPRLQASRHDTRQPLILEGGGIETDGLGTMLVTEEWLLSDVQVRNPGFTRADYEQAFAEYLGITHTIWLGDGCVGDDTHGHIDDIARFVAPGVVVLAHEPDPSDDNHARSLDNLHRLRGARDARGTPLRVVTLPFPRAVMMDGTRLPASYANFYIANGVVIVPTFNDVNDRLALNIIADLMPHHQVVGIHAVDLVWGLGTLHCLTQQQPAPRAASA; this is translated from the coding sequence ATGGTCCGCATGCCGGCCGAATGGGAGCCGCACGACGCCACCTGGATTTCGTGGCCGCATCACGAGCCAGATTGGCCGGGCAAGCTGGCACCCATCCCGTGGGTGTACACCGAGATTGTGCGCGCGCTCGCGCGGCACGAACGCGTGGAGATTTTTTGTCACAACGAAACCGTTCGTGAAGCCGCGCGCGAGGCACTTTCGCTGCACGATGTCGACGCCGTCACGTATCGACTGCATCTGCAGCCCTCCGACCGCGTGTGGCTGCGTGATTCAGGCCCCACCGGTGTGCATCGCGCGGATGGATCCGTGTCGTTGGTGCACTGGGGCTTCAATGCGTGGGCCAAGTACGACAACTACGCGCAGGACGCGCTCATTCCCGCCGCCGTCCAGCGCATCACCGGATTGCCGCGCCTGCAGGCCAGCCGTCATGACACGCGCCAACCGCTCATTCTTGAGGGTGGCGGCATTGAGACCGATGGCCTCGGCACCATGCTGGTGACTGAAGAGTGGCTGCTGAGCGATGTCCAGGTGCGCAACCCCGGCTTCACGCGCGCCGACTACGAGCAGGCGTTCGCCGAATACTTGGGGATCACGCACACCATCTGGTTGGGCGACGGCTGCGTGGGTGATGACACGCACGGACACATCGACGACATCGCGCGATTTGTCGCGCCGGGCGTGGTGGTCCTCGCGCACGAGCCGGACCCGTCCGACGACAATCACGCCCGTTCGCTGGACAACCTGCATCGATTGCGGGGTGCTCGCGACGCGCGCGGCACGCCGTTGCGCGTGGTGACACTACCCTTTCCGCGAGCCGTAATGATGGATGGCACGCGGTTGCCCGCCAGTTACGCGAACTTCTACATCGCCAACGGGGTTGTGATAGTACCCACCTTCAACGATGTGAACGATCGCCTCGCCCTCAACATCATCGCCGACCTGATGCCGCACCATCAGGTGGTCGGCATCCACGCCGTCGACCTCGTTTGGGGACTCGGCACGCTCCACTGCCTTACCCAACAGCAACCGGCGCCACGCGCCGCTTCCGCATGA
- a CDS encoding DUF2628 domain-containing protein has translation MTDPRSDTSPDTGQTNNSPDPSLPAWARRQQDAANPLTDERMMAFIGAKWPTYARKFEPFFKDPSFVPTWNWSAALFTSGWLLYRKLYLAAFSFMLFPGLAFRLLTGSDTQMTMTELQKPENRGLMLTQIGVGVSVFIASGGIGNWLLFRRAQAAVRIALAQGLPKTEELPWLERVGGINKIGVALAVAVFVMSVYATMSA, from the coding sequence ATGACCGATCCCCGATCCGACACGTCGCCCGATACCGGGCAGACCAACAACTCGCCCGACCCGAGTCTTCCCGCCTGGGCACGCCGCCAGCAGGATGCGGCCAACCCGCTCACGGACGAACGCATGATGGCGTTCATCGGTGCGAAATGGCCCACGTACGCGCGGAAGTTCGAGCCGTTCTTCAAGGACCCGTCCTTTGTACCCACCTGGAACTGGAGCGCCGCGCTGTTCACGTCGGGGTGGCTGCTGTACCGCAAGCTCTATCTGGCGGCCTTCAGCTTCATGCTCTTTCCCGGGCTGGCCTTTCGCCTCCTCACGGGGTCGGACACCCAGATGACCATGACCGAGCTGCAGAAACCGGAGAATCGCGGCTTGATGCTGACCCAGATCGGGGTGGGCGTCTCGGTGTTCATCGCCTCCGGCGGCATTGGCAATTGGCTGCTGTTCAGACGGGCTCAGGCGGCGGTGCGCATTGCCTTGGCGCAGGGGTTGCCCAAGACCGAGGAGCTCCCCTGGCTGGAACGGGTTGGGGGGATCAACAAGATCGGGGTGGCACTGGCGGTCGCCGTCTTCGTGATGTCGGTGTACGCCACCATGAGTGCCTGA
- the queC gene encoding 7-cyano-7-deazaguanine synthase QueC, protein MPAPAAPFRPVSDHPPTAATRPAVVLLSGGLDSTTVLAVAKRDGYTPYAMTFRYGQRHAGEIDAARRVAAAQGVAQHVVVDIDLRLWGGSALTSDVDVPKDRDSALTPHEIPVTYVPARNTIFLSFALAWAEVLGATAIFIGVNALDYSGYPDCRPEYIEAFARMANLATRAGVEGTQRLEIHAPLQHLTKADIVALGQSLGVDYAITTSCYDPAADGTACGHCDACQLRLRGFAANGISDPIAYASR, encoded by the coding sequence ATGCCTGCGCCTGCCGCACCCTTCCGACCTGTATCCGATCACCCGCCCACTGCCGCCACGCGGCCCGCGGTGGTGCTGCTCTCGGGCGGTCTCGATTCGACGACGGTCCTGGCCGTCGCCAAGCGCGACGGGTACACCCCGTACGCGATGACCTTTCGGTATGGTCAGCGCCACGCCGGGGAAATTGACGCGGCGCGCCGAGTCGCGGCCGCGCAGGGCGTGGCACAGCATGTGGTGGTGGATATCGACCTGCGACTGTGGGGCGGCTCGGCGCTGACCAGTGATGTGGACGTGCCCAAGGATCGTGACAGTGCGTTGACGCCGCACGAAATTCCGGTGACGTATGTGCCGGCGCGCAACACGATTTTCCTCTCATTCGCGTTGGCGTGGGCCGAAGTGTTGGGCGCGACGGCCATCTTCATCGGGGTGAATGCGCTTGACTATTCGGGCTATCCCGACTGCCGGCCCGAGTACATCGAGGCCTTCGCGCGCATGGCCAATCTCGCCACACGTGCCGGGGTGGAAGGCACGCAACGACTGGAAATTCACGCGCCGCTGCAGCATCTGACCAAAGCCGATATCGTCGCGCTTGGCCAGTCGCTGGGAGTGGATTACGCAATCACCACCAGTTGCTACGATCCCGCCGCCGATGGCACCGCCTGCGGTCATTGCGACGCGTGTCAGTTGCGACTGCGCGGATTCGCCGCCAACGGCATCAGCGATCCTATCGCGTACGCGAGTCGGTGA
- a CDS encoding outer membrane beta-barrel protein produces MRSFVRPVAVAATSLILASIANAQPGVGASLTPYAGYLITGNWYDGPIGTNLSTSNSPMLGVQGSVPLTRGVALVGNLAYASGDLRVGLPVLGGVNIGTAKTWLYDAGLEVGGLAGKGTGVAPFVQGGVGGMTSDIKNTLFNVRASNFAYTAGVGVDVGLAKGFAVRVQAKDWIGKFNSEDAIGFRVNGNLTHNWALSGGVRLGF; encoded by the coding sequence ATGCGTTCGTTTGTCCGTCCTGTCGCTGTTGCTGCGACCTCGCTCATCCTCGCGTCAATCGCCAACGCGCAACCCGGCGTTGGTGCGTCGCTCACGCCCTATGCGGGCTACCTGATCACTGGCAACTGGTATGACGGTCCGATCGGGACCAACTTGTCTACCAGCAATTCGCCGATGCTGGGTGTGCAGGGATCCGTACCGCTGACGCGCGGCGTAGCCCTCGTTGGAAACCTGGCGTACGCCAGCGGTGATCTCCGGGTAGGGTTGCCGGTGCTTGGTGGTGTCAACATCGGGACGGCCAAGACCTGGTTGTACGACGCCGGACTCGAAGTGGGTGGCCTGGCCGGGAAGGGCACGGGGGTCGCGCCGTTCGTGCAGGGCGGCGTTGGTGGCATGACCAGCGATATCAAGAACACCCTGTTCAACGTACGTGCGTCCAACTTCGCGTACACGGCTGGCGTTGGCGTGGACGTGGGGCTGGCGAAGGGCTTCGCCGTGCGCGTTCAGGCCAAGGACTGGATTGGCAAGTTCAACTCCGAGGACGCTATCGGCTTCCGCGTGAACGGCAACCTGACACACAACTGGGCGCTGTCAGGCGGTGTCCGATTGGGCTTCTGA
- a CDS encoding S9 family peptidase — protein sequence MHHPALRRAFAALIGVPLSLASTQAFAQVPAQPAANRLTIADYFDWEDVANPALSPDGKQILYTRTWIDKLNDKRESSVWLMNADGTKNRFLVKGADAKWAPDGSRIAFVAPGEPGGPQLWVRYMDAEGATTQITRLTESPADIEWAPDGKTIAFGMLVRGTDSWRIAMPAAPRGAKWTEPPRVVTKVKYRADRQGFLEDGLRQLFTVAADGGTPRQVTSGDWAANGTTWMPDGKSFVFTSLRTKDSEYAWRESEIYKVDVNTGTIAQLTRRKGPDNNPVPSPDGKLIAYTGYDSTDATWKDAILYVMDADGSNSHALTEKLDRSPSGMIWAPDGSGIYFTAENEGSRNLYFTSVKGDVRAVTKGAHVLSTSDINRNFMAVGVATSPQKPNDIVTFDVRTPAIKQLTDVNGDVLTGKQLATTEEIWYTSVDGYKVQGWIVKPADFDPKKKYPLMLEIHGGPHSMYNVGFNFSRQDHVSNGYVMLYTNPRGSTGYGSAFGNAIKNAYPGKDFNDLMAGVDSVVNRGYVDTNRLYVYGCSGGGVLTAWTVGHTDRFAAAASLCPVIDWISFVGNTDGAGWYYNFAKFPWEDPSEHLKRSPLMYVGNVKTPTMLMTGVNDLRTPIGQTEEFYEALKIRKVPTAMVRFNNEWHGTSSTPSNFLRTQLYLRSWFDKYQQPPTGARVTQDKQ from the coding sequence ATGCACCACCCTGCCCTTCGCCGCGCGTTCGCGGCACTCATTGGCGTACCGCTGTCACTCGCGTCGACTCAGGCGTTCGCGCAGGTTCCCGCGCAGCCGGCGGCGAATCGACTCACCATCGCCGACTATTTCGACTGGGAGGACGTGGCCAATCCCGCCCTGTCGCCCGATGGCAAGCAGATCCTGTACACCCGTACCTGGATCGACAAGCTGAACGACAAGCGCGAGTCGTCGGTGTGGTTGATGAACGCTGACGGCACGAAGAATCGGTTTCTGGTGAAGGGGGCCGACGCCAAATGGGCACCCGACGGATCGCGCATCGCCTTCGTCGCACCGGGTGAGCCGGGGGGCCCGCAGCTGTGGGTGCGGTACATGGATGCCGAAGGGGCCACCACCCAAATCACGCGTCTCACCGAGTCGCCCGCCGATATCGAGTGGGCGCCCGACGGCAAGACGATTGCGTTTGGCATGCTGGTGCGCGGCACGGACAGCTGGCGCATCGCCATGCCGGCGGCACCACGTGGCGCCAAATGGACCGAGCCGCCGCGCGTCGTCACCAAGGTGAAATACCGCGCCGACCGCCAGGGATTCCTCGAAGACGGTCTGCGTCAACTGTTCACCGTCGCGGCTGACGGTGGGACGCCGCGCCAGGTCACGTCGGGTGATTGGGCGGCAAACGGCACGACGTGGATGCCGGATGGCAAGAGCTTCGTATTCACGTCGTTGCGCACGAAGGACTCGGAGTACGCGTGGCGCGAATCGGAGATCTACAAGGTTGACGTGAACACCGGCACGATTGCGCAGCTCACGCGGCGCAAAGGGCCCGACAATAACCCGGTGCCGTCACCCGATGGCAAGTTGATTGCCTACACGGGGTACGACAGCACCGACGCCACCTGGAAGGATGCCATTCTCTATGTGATGGACGCCGACGGGAGCAATTCGCACGCCCTCACCGAGAAGCTCGATCGTTCGCCCAGCGGCATGATCTGGGCACCCGATGGCAGCGGCATCTACTTCACCGCCGAGAATGAAGGGTCACGCAACTTGTACTTCACGTCGGTGAAGGGTGACGTGCGCGCCGTGACCAAAGGGGCGCATGTGCTCAGCACCAGCGACATCAACCGCAACTTCATGGCGGTTGGGGTGGCCACGAGTCCGCAGAAGCCCAACGACATCGTGACGTTCGACGTGCGCACGCCGGCCATCAAGCAACTGACGGACGTGAATGGTGATGTGCTGACCGGCAAGCAGTTGGCCACCACCGAGGAGATCTGGTACACCTCGGTGGATGGATACAAGGTGCAGGGATGGATTGTGAAACCGGCCGATTTCGATCCGAAGAAGAAGTATCCACTGATGCTCGAGATTCACGGTGGTCCGCACTCGATGTACAATGTCGGATTCAACTTCTCGCGGCAGGATCACGTGTCGAATGGCTACGTGATGCTGTACACGAATCCGCGCGGATCGACTGGCTACGGCTCGGCGTTCGGCAACGCCATCAAGAATGCCTATCCCGGCAAGGATTTCAACGATCTCATGGCCGGGGTCGATTCAGTGGTGAATCGCGGGTACGTGGACACGAACCGGCTGTACGTCTACGGCTGCTCGGGCGGCGGCGTGCTCACCGCATGGACCGTCGGTCACACCGATCGATTTGCCGCGGCGGCATCGCTGTGCCCGGTGATTGACTGGATCAGTTTCGTGGGCAACACCGATGGGGCCGGCTGGTACTACAACTTCGCCAAGTTCCCCTGGGAAGATCCCAGCGAACATCTCAAGCGGTCGCCGCTGATGTACGTGGGCAACGTGAAGACGCCCACCATGCTGATGACCGGCGTGAACGATTTGCGCACGCCCATCGGCCAGACCGAGGAGTTCTACGAAGCGCTCAAGATTCGCAAGGTGCCCACCGCCATGGTGCGCTTCAACAACGAGTGGCACGGCACCAGTTCCACACCGTCCAATTTCCTGCGCACGCAACTGTACCTGCGCAGCTGGTTTGACAAATACCAGCAACCGCCCACGGGCGCGCGCGTCACGCAGGACAAGCAGTGA
- the queE gene encoding 7-carboxy-7-deazaguanine synthase: protein MTYTVKECFYTLQGEGMHAGRPAVFCRFAGCNLWTGREADRATAVCTFCDTDFVGVGPDGGKFGTAAALAAFVKTRWPADAPADVRPFVVCTGGEPLLQLDAAAIDALHAQGFEIAVETNGTQPAPAGLDWICVSPKANAPMMLTAGDELKLVFPQEAAQPERFEGLAFTHFLLQPMDGPELAVNTQAALAYCLAHPRWRLSVQVHKQLGIR, encoded by the coding sequence GTGACCTACACGGTGAAGGAGTGCTTCTACACGCTGCAGGGTGAAGGCATGCACGCGGGACGGCCCGCCGTGTTCTGTCGATTCGCCGGCTGCAATCTGTGGACGGGTCGCGAAGCCGATCGGGCGACCGCCGTGTGTACGTTTTGCGATACGGACTTTGTTGGCGTAGGTCCGGATGGGGGCAAGTTCGGTACGGCCGCAGCACTCGCCGCCTTCGTAAAGACTCGCTGGCCAGCCGATGCGCCGGCCGACGTGCGCCCCTTCGTGGTGTGCACCGGCGGCGAACCGCTCCTGCAATTGGACGCGGCGGCCATCGACGCGCTGCACGCTCAGGGATTCGAGATTGCCGTCGAGACCAACGGCACGCAGCCGGCACCGGCGGGACTGGACTGGATTTGCGTGAGCCCCAAGGCGAACGCGCCGATGATGCTCACCGCGGGCGACGAACTCAAGCTGGTGTTCCCCCAGGAGGCCGCTCAACCCGAGCGATTCGAGGGATTGGCCTTCACCCATTTCCTGCTACAGCCAATGGACGGGCCGGAGTTGGCCGTGAACACGCAGGCAGCGCTGGCGTATTGCCTGGCGCATCCGAGGTGGCGGCTGTCGGTGCAGGTGCATAAGCAGCTGGGGATCAGGTGA
- a CDS encoding glycogen-binding domain-containing protein, translated as MPRILVPNAVSLISLLTVMPSALLAQRGGEAPVAPASAIGPATSAPTFSVLGLASSVEGGSGITQRSEVWMGATQPLGRLGNVRFSAIANGDVRARDAVGASGAAEGMIALRARARFTGAQVWSAVSYGYVNVNGGLPGQTLGLTPAFGTGLDAAARVDTTVSRRVDIGAIQRAEAGVMSRLSGVEFSVGFSVERASRVTTQTLTIDETNTSLPMQMPLSGRLVSTRSTRSLQRRDIATGIASLGFNTGPTTWLVSMTSPVATTISSDALAPKPRVAPTIASIAIVQPVTAWLSVVGAAATNSASVGSTALRDDLGSGRNRKFAPVVALGVRLAGLPWFGRADDTPGGILSFETHTIGSVDSATISMAKADDASNATDRDTLRIVLLIDAPKAESVELMGDATQWMVTQMTRGRDGKWRAALKLAPGVHRITVRADGGKWIAPPNLPIGNDDYGSPVGMIVVKGGR; from the coding sequence GTGCCGCGCATATTGGTGCCGAACGCGGTCAGCCTGATCTCGCTGTTGACCGTCATGCCCTCGGCACTCCTGGCGCAGCGCGGTGGTGAGGCACCGGTGGCACCGGCATCGGCAATTGGTCCCGCCACATCGGCGCCCACGTTTTCGGTGCTCGGGCTTGCCTCATCAGTCGAAGGCGGCTCCGGCATCACGCAGCGCAGCGAAGTGTGGATGGGTGCCACGCAACCGTTGGGTCGACTTGGCAACGTCCGCTTCAGTGCCATCGCCAACGGTGACGTGCGGGCGCGAGACGCGGTGGGAGCCAGTGGCGCGGCGGAAGGGATGATTGCGCTGCGCGCGCGCGCGCGATTCACTGGTGCGCAGGTGTGGAGTGCCGTCAGCTACGGGTACGTGAATGTCAACGGCGGCCTTCCCGGTCAGACGTTGGGCCTCACCCCGGCGTTCGGCACCGGCCTCGACGCCGCCGCGCGGGTGGATACCACTGTTTCGCGTCGCGTGGACATCGGCGCCATCCAGCGCGCCGAAGCCGGCGTGATGTCACGACTGTCCGGCGTGGAATTCTCCGTGGGTTTCTCGGTGGAGCGCGCGTCACGCGTCACCACGCAAACACTCACCATCGACGAGACCAACACGTCGCTGCCCATGCAGATGCCGTTGTCGGGACGTCTGGTTTCGACACGCTCGACGCGGTCACTGCAGCGACGCGATATCGCCACCGGCATTGCGTCATTGGGATTCAACACGGGACCCACCACGTGGTTGGTGTCGATGACGTCACCGGTGGCGACGACCATCTCCAGTGACGCACTCGCCCCCAAGCCACGGGTGGCACCGACCATCGCGTCCATTGCCATTGTGCAACCTGTGACGGCCTGGTTGTCCGTGGTGGGTGCGGCGGCAACGAATTCCGCGTCGGTGGGATCGACCGCGTTGCGCGACGACCTGGGGTCTGGTCGCAATCGCAAATTTGCGCCAGTCGTGGCGCTTGGTGTGCGACTGGCCGGCCTGCCGTGGTTTGGCCGGGCTGATGACACGCCCGGTGGCATTCTCTCGTTTGAGACGCACACCATCGGTTCCGTCGATTCGGCGACCATCAGCATGGCGAAGGCCGACGATGCGTCGAACGCGACCGATCGAGACACGCTACGTATCGTGCTGTTGATCGACGCACCCAAGGCCGAATCGGTGGAGCTGATGGGTGACGCGACCCAGTGGATGGTGACGCAGATGACGCGCGGTCGTGACGGCAAGTGGCGCGCGGCGCTCAAGCTCGCACCCGGCGTCCATCGCATCACCGTGCGCGCCGATGGCGGCAAGTGGATTGCGCCGCCCAACCTGCCCATCGGCAATGATGACTACGGCAGCCCGGTGGGGATGATCGTTGTGAAGGGCGGACGCTAG
- a CDS encoding TerC family protein, translated as MNWLSDPNAWISLLTLTVLEVVLGIDNIIFISILSSKLPLALQPRARSLGLAGAFVTRVLLLLSITWVMRLTEPLFTVVGHALSGRDLILVIGGLFLIGKATTEIHHKLEGPVEDPSVKGGGRSLWGTVAQIMVIDIIFSLDSVITAVGMANDVTIMIAANVVALGVMLFAAGTISGFVDKHPTIKMLALAFLVLIGTNLVAEGLGQHIAKGYTYMAMAFSVIVEMLNIRARSKQEVVQLRGPHLPDEPAS; from the coding sequence ATGAACTGGCTGTCCGACCCGAACGCCTGGATATCGCTGCTGACGTTGACGGTGCTCGAGGTCGTCCTCGGCATCGACAACATCATCTTCATTTCCATCCTGAGCAGCAAGCTGCCGTTGGCGCTGCAACCGCGTGCGCGCTCGCTGGGACTGGCCGGCGCCTTCGTCACCCGCGTGCTGCTGCTGTTGTCCATCACCTGGGTGATGCGACTGACCGAGCCGCTGTTCACCGTGGTCGGGCACGCGCTGTCGGGTCGTGATCTGATTCTGGTGATTGGCGGGCTGTTCCTGATCGGCAAGGCCACCACCGAAATCCACCACAAGCTGGAGGGTCCCGTCGAGGACCCGTCGGTCAAGGGCGGCGGACGCTCGCTGTGGGGAACGGTGGCCCAGATCATGGTGATCGACATCATTTTCTCGCTCGACTCGGTCATCACCGCCGTCGGAATGGCGAATGACGTCACGATCATGATTGCGGCGAATGTCGTGGCGTTGGGCGTGATGTTGTTTGCGGCCGGCACCATCAGCGGGTTCGTGGACAAGCATCCCACCATCAAGATGCTGGCGTTGGCGTTCCTCGTGCTCATCGGCACCAACCTGGTGGCCGAAGGACTTGGTCAGCACATCGCCAAGGGTTACACGTACATGGCGATGGCCTTCTCCGTCATCGTGGAAATGCTCAACATCCGGGCCCGGTCCAAGCAGGAGGTTGTGCAGCTGCGAGGCCCGCACCTGCCCGACGAACCGGCCTCGTGA
- a CDS encoding C40 family peptidase has translation MRRLQRLGLGIARQRGGHGSRANRHALQAWGHHPNRALDCSGLVKYVMSALDVILPRTARQQARMGQEIPRDLAALKPGDLLTFGRGKTISHIGIYVGDGRMVHASTSKHQVIETTLTGRSPLIKQWKGVRRLVDGSRFTLRDSLLAIADTLR, from the coding sequence ATTCGCCGCCTTCAGCGCCTCGGCCTCGGCATTGCGCGACAGCGTGGTGGCCATGGCTCGCGGGCAAATCGGCACGCGCTACAAGCTTGGGGGCACCACCCCAATCGTGCGCTCGATTGCAGCGGGCTGGTGAAGTACGTGATGAGCGCGCTCGACGTGATCCTGCCGCGCACCGCGCGTCAACAGGCCAGAATGGGGCAGGAAATCCCCCGTGATCTCGCGGCACTCAAGCCGGGTGACCTGCTCACGTTTGGCCGGGGCAAGACCATTTCGCACATCGGCATTTACGTGGGCGATGGACGGATGGTGCATGCCAGCACCTCCAAGCATCAGGTGATCGAGACCACGCTGACCGGTCGGTCCCCGCTCATCAAGCAGTGGAAGGGCGTCCGCCGGCTGGTGGATGGATCCCGTTTCACGCTTCGCGACAGTCTGCTCGCTATTGCGGATACGCTGCGCTAA